GACAGCTACAAGATCGGCCCCGCCGAGCGCGCCCAGGCCCACATCCTCCACCGCCACGGCGGCAGCCCCATCGGCAACAGCCGCGTCAAGCTCACCAACGTCAAGGACTGCGTGAAACGCGGCCTCGTGAAGGAGGGCCAGGACCCGCAAAAAGTCGCCGCCGACCAGCTCATCAAGGACGGCGTGGACATCCTCCACACCATCGGCGGGGACGACACCAACACCGCCGCCGCCGACCTCGCCGCCTTCCTGGCGAAAAACAACTACGGCCTCACCGTCATCGGCCTCCCGAAGACCATCGACAACGACGTCTATCCCATCCGCCAGTCCCTCGGCGCCTGGACCGCCGCCGAGCACGGCGCGCGCTATTTCCAGAACGTCGTCGCCGAGGGCGGCGCGAACCCGCGCATGCTCATCATCCACGAAGTCATGGGCCGCAACTGCGGCTGGCTCACCGCCGCCACCGCCCGCGCCTACCGCCGCCTCCTCGACGCGCAGGACTACGCCCCCGGCCTCGGCCTCTCCCGCGCCAACCTCGAAGTCCACGGCATCTACATCCCCGAGATGGCCGTCGACCTCGCCGCCGAGGCCGCCCGCCTGAAGTCCCTCATGGACAAGCAGGACAACATCAACCTCTTCATCTCCGAAGGCGCCGGCGTGGAATCCATCGTCGCCGAGATGCAGGCCAAGGGCCAGGAAGTCCCCCGCGACGCCTTCGGCCACGTGAAACTCGACGCCGTCAACCCCGGCAAATGGTTCGGCGAGCAATTCGCGAAAATGATCGGCGCGGAAAAGACCCTCGTGCAAAAGAGCGGTTACTACGCCCGCGCCGCCGCCGCCAACACCGACGATCTGCGCCTGATCAAGAGCTGCACCGACCTCGCCGTCGAATGCGCGCTCCGGCGCGAAAGCGGCGTGATCGGCCACGACGAGGACAAGGCCGGCGTGCTCCGCGCCATCGAGTTCCCGCGCATCAAGGGCGGCAAGCCGTTTAATATAGACACCCCTTGGTTCACCGAGACGCTCGCCGCCATCGGCCAGCCGAAAGGTACCCGCGTCGCGGTGAAGCACTGAGCATAGCGCGCACGGCAAAAACCTCCGTTCCCCGGCCCGGCCGCCTCACGCGCGCCGGGCCGTTTTTTTAGCCACCAGTTTTCAAGACCGAGTCAAACCCAAAACGGCATTGACTATCATGAGGTTAATGCGACGATACCCGTCATGAAACGCCCCGCAAAAGCCAAACTTCGTTTGGCTTAATAACACTGTTTGGCAGAAGAATGATTCGCTACTCTCATGTTGCGTTACTGATACCCCTTTTCGAACCTTTAGGCAGAGAGGTTTCAGAATGTTTGCGCGTTACGCCGACGACTATCCGAGAATCTAGAGGTTATCGGCGCGGTAGCACTGATGAGCTTGAGCCGTGTATTGACTATACATGGATGCTTGATTCGAAGAAGGATGTTACGAATCAGCCAGTTGTTCGTCTTCATGCATTGCTATAGCATTTCAAATAAAGTTATAACCGCATGCGGAAAACCAGCCGAGGGCATCCTGAGGGGAGACGGCGAGCAAGGCCGAGGCGATGGCGTTGAGCAGATCGGAGTGGGTGCGAGCCTGGGCCTTGCGAAGGAGGGCCTTGACCTTGCTCCACATCATTTCGATGGGGTTGAGATCGGGAGAGTAAGCGGGAAGGAAGCGGACCTGTGCGCCGGCTTGTTCGATGAGGGCGAGCGTCCGGTCGTTTTTGTGGGCGCCAAGGTTGTCCATGACGACGATGTCTGCGGGCCGAAGCGTGGGCACGAGTATCTCGCGAACATAGGACTGGAAGACCTCGGTATTGGTGGCACCCTCGATGGTCATGCAGGCGGTGGTGCCGTCCAGCCGCACCGAGGAGATCATCGTGGTGGTGCCCCAATGCCCGTGCGGGGCATGGCAGACCAGTCGTTGGCCCTTGGGCGCGCGACCGCGCAAGCGCGTCATGTTCGTCTTGGCCGCCGACTCGTCGATAAAGACCAGCCGGGCCGGTCGAGCCCGCTTTGGCCGCGTCTCCATCGGCGGCGCGCTTTCGCGATGTCCGCCCGGTTTTGCTCAGCCGCATGGAGCGTCTTTTTTTATATGTCAGCCCCATCTTCTTGAGCACCCAGTGGATCGCCCCAATCGTGCAGTCCAGCCCCAGCCGCTCCTTCATCTGCGCCAGCGTCAGCTCCGGCTCTTGGGCGATCAGTTGCTTCAACGCCTGCCCATGCTCCGGCAGCACCTTCGCCTTCCTCCCGCAATACCTATACCTCGGCCTCAAATCCCCCGTCCTTTTCCTCTGCCTGAGCAGCTTCTTCACCAGCTCCAACGACACCTTGAACCTCCTCGCCACCTCTTCCCTGCTCCCCTCCTTCCCGTCATACGCCTCCACTATCCTCTCTCTCAGATCCATCGATATCGCTTTCTTCATCCTCTCTTCCTTATCTCTCTCCCTTTAGGTTACAACTTTATTTGAAATGCTATAGACCAAATCGAAGAATTTTCAGACAGGCTGCGTTTGTTAGACCCGAAGTATAAACCGTGGATTGATATACTATTCCATATTACACCACAGCATCCACATGGTATTACGGGAGAGTTTGACTGGATTACGCTGCCACCCGAAATGATGGGGCGAATGTCACGATTGCAGCTTATGCTTTCGTATGAGGTTATGTGGTTTGACCATCCCGACTGGCGACTTCCTTGGTATAAGAGGTTTTTG
This genomic stretch from Termitidicoccus mucosus harbors:
- a CDS encoding pyrophosphate--fructose-6-phosphate 1-phosphotransferase, whose protein sequence is MTTSTTRPKKVAILTAGGLAPCLSSAIGGLIERYTEIAPDIEIIAYRGGYKGLLLGDSYKIGPAERAQAHILHRHGGSPIGNSRVKLTNVKDCVKRGLVKEGQDPQKVAADQLIKDGVDILHTIGGDDTNTAAADLAAFLAKNNYGLTVIGLPKTIDNDVYPIRQSLGAWTAAEHGARYFQNVVAEGGANPRMLIIHEVMGRNCGWLTAATARAYRRLLDAQDYAPGLGLSRANLEVHGIYIPEMAVDLAAEAARLKSLMDKQDNINLFISEGAGVESIVAEMQAKGQEVPRDAFGHVKLDAVNPGKWFGEQFAKMIGAEKTLVQKSGYYARAAAANTDDLRLIKSCTDLAVECALRRESGVIGHDEDKAGVLRAIEFPRIKGGKPFNIDTPWFTETLAAIGQPKGTRVAVKH
- a CDS encoding IS630 family transposase; translation: METRPKRARPARLVFIDESAAKTNMTRLRGRAPKGQRLVCHAPHGHWGTTTMISSVRLDGTTACMTIEGATNTEVFQSYVREILVPTLRPADIVVMDNLGAHKNDRTLALIEQAGAQVRFLPAYSPDLNPIEMMWSKVKALLRKAQARTHSDLLNAIASALLAVSPQDALGWFSACGYNFI